A genomic window from Triticum urartu cultivar G1812 chromosome 7, Tu2.1, whole genome shotgun sequence includes:
- the LOC125521550 gene encoding auxin-induced protein 15A-like — translation MGGKLQQLMSRLHLAKGGGGGKGGGAVPRGHFAVYVGEARARFVIPTAYLRHPSFVALLESAEEEFGFDHHGGGIIIPCSESDFVELVGSLSSSSPSSSWRH, via the coding sequence ATGGGTGGGAAGCTGCAGCAGCTGATGTCGAGGCTCCACCTGgccaagggcggcggcggcgggaagggcggcggcgcggtgccGAGGGGCCACTTCGCGGTGTACGTCGGCGAGGCGAGGGCGCGGTTCGTGATCCCGACGGCGTACCTCAGGCACCCGTCGTTCGTTGCGCTGCTGGAGAGCGCCGAGGAGGAGTTCGGCTTCGACCACCACGGCGGCGGGATTATCATACCGTGCTCTGAGAGCGACTTCGTTGAGCTCGTCGGCAGCCTGagctcctcgtcgccgtcgtcgtcgtgGCGGCATTGA